The Desulfomicrobium macestii genome window below encodes:
- a CDS encoding DNA-binding protein gives MAREGITYDQVAQVADKMVADGHQPTIRAVRDALGTGSPNTVHAHLQAWRAARPQAQAQAPELPSELVLALAQEIERAAARARSEVEGRLVDAQAEAGDLATAGAALEAELAEAIIRVEALTTERDQAQATALERAAEIQRLVEAVDRERRSAEEARLELARVQLTAEAKDRWIEEQAAEIKALKVELVEAQGAKQAAAVEVSRLQAELAAERTAKAELAHDRDSLKESLKAAGDRLAQAQVDAAAERKVAGEALAAARADVAEVQSQAAAERKVAAEGLAHAKAEARELGSRVASLTAELKGHAEALAQVKAKGDAQAAELAQALASLAAATAKAEGAAEAKAAAVADLAALRAELSEVRVDLKEERKAHKAELSALRLELDTARAERADAETRQSVPVQAQAAE, from the coding sequence ATGGCACGAGAAGGGATCACATACGACCAGGTGGCGCAGGTGGCGGACAAGATGGTGGCCGACGGACATCAGCCCACTATCCGGGCCGTCAGAGATGCTTTGGGCACGGGGTCGCCGAACACGGTGCACGCGCACCTACAGGCGTGGCGGGCCGCCAGGCCCCAAGCGCAGGCGCAAGCACCGGAGCTGCCCAGCGAGCTGGTCTTAGCTCTGGCGCAGGAGATTGAACGAGCGGCCGCCCGGGCGCGGTCCGAGGTCGAGGGGCGACTGGTGGACGCCCAAGCCGAGGCGGGGGATTTGGCCACCGCAGGGGCAGCTCTGGAGGCGGAGCTGGCCGAGGCCATAATCAGGGTCGAAGCTCTGACCACCGAGCGGGACCAGGCACAGGCCACTGCACTGGAGCGGGCTGCGGAGATTCAACGCTTGGTCGAGGCCGTGGATCGGGAGCGTCGGAGTGCCGAAGAGGCCCGCCTGGAGCTGGCCAGGGTTCAGCTTACTGCCGAGGCCAAGGACCGATGGATTGAGGAACAAGCCGCCGAGATCAAGGCCCTGAAGGTCGAGCTGGTCGAGGCCCAGGGGGCCAAACAAGCGGCGGCCGTGGAGGTCTCCCGGCTCCAGGCAGAACTGGCCGCAGAGCGGACGGCCAAGGCAGAGCTGGCCCATGATCGGGACTCCCTCAAGGAATCCTTGAAAGCAGCCGGGGACCGGCTGGCCCAGGCCCAGGTTGATGCCGCTGCTGAGCGCAAGGTCGCAGGCGAAGCCTTGGCTGCAGCCAGGGCGGATGTGGCTGAGGTGCAGAGCCAAGCCGCCGCCGAGCGTAAGGTTGCGGCAGAGGGGCTGGCCCATGCCAAGGCCGAGGCCAGAGAGCTGGGCTCCCGCGTGGCTTCGCTGACGGCAGAGCTGAAGGGTCATGCTGAGGCGTTGGCCCAGGTCAAGGCTAAGGGAGATGCCCAGGCCGCAGAGCTGGCTCAGGCGCTGGCGTCCCTGGCGGCGGCCACGGCGAAAGCCGAAGGCGCTGCCGAGGCCAAGGCTGCTGCGGTGGCGGATCTCGCGGCACTCCGCGCTGAGCTGTCCGAGGTCCGGGTAGACCTCAAGGAGGAGCGCAAGGCGCATAAGGCCGAGCTGTCCGCCCTTCGCCTGGAGTTGGACACGGCCCGGGCTGAACGTGCCGATGCCGAGACTAGGCAGTCTGTCCCTGTCCAGGCCCAGGCTGCCGAGTAG
- a CDS encoding replication initiation protein: MTQPKIPDYLDKPSGCIHINHDLSGPAMRLFNCFLAWCYDEIPLIDEIHIFSIPRKVVEDYMRTRNEVALRGWLKELGDGSVEWNDLGVGRGKGGPSWGYYKFIQEPEMRGAFITFGIARTLRGFIASSTMFARINMLIERRFKKTKYALPLYELGLDYRDNKDKITGKGCTPWMTVEQFRKYMGIKPDEYQKGFGELNRTIIQNAVKEVSAESDIKLALEKKTENRAVTHLRFVIDDNPANMSAREKIRRTMATLPGMGSKDQHEILKYAQAMHNAFGVSLPRARKIARLYVGHEPELRAIMEKIQHDKLAGKVKGKLGAYAAAVLEKENPVVALSAETHEKRVEEEI; the protein is encoded by the coding sequence ATGACCCAGCCAAAAATTCCAGACTATCTAGACAAGCCCAGCGGTTGCATCCACATCAACCACGACCTCTCTGGCCCTGCCATGCGACTTTTCAACTGCTTTCTCGCGTGGTGCTACGACGAAATCCCGCTTATCGACGAAATCCACATCTTCTCGATTCCACGGAAGGTCGTTGAGGACTACATGCGCACCAGGAACGAGGTAGCCCTCAGGGGATGGCTTAAGGAACTGGGTGACGGCTCTGTGGAGTGGAATGACCTCGGCGTAGGCCGGGGAAAGGGCGGCCCGAGTTGGGGTTACTACAAGTTCATCCAAGAACCGGAAATGCGCGGCGCGTTCATCACGTTCGGCATTGCGCGGACGCTGCGCGGTTTCATAGCCAGCAGCACGATGTTCGCACGCATCAATATGCTCATCGAGCGGCGCTTTAAAAAGACGAAGTACGCGCTCCCACTGTACGAGCTTGGCCTCGACTACCGGGACAACAAGGACAAGATTACGGGCAAAGGCTGTACACCCTGGATGACCGTAGAGCAGTTCCGAAAGTACATGGGCATCAAACCCGATGAGTACCAAAAAGGCTTTGGCGAACTAAACCGGACGATCATCCAGAACGCCGTGAAAGAGGTGTCCGCAGAGTCGGACATCAAGCTGGCGCTGGAAAAAAAGACTGAAAATAGGGCGGTCACCCATCTCAGATTCGTCATCGACGACAACCCCGCAAATATGTCTGCCCGCGAGAAGATCCGCCGCACCATGGCCACGCTGCCGGGCATGGGCAGTAAAGATCAGCACGAAATCCTGAAATACGCTCAGGCCATGCATAACGCATTTGGCGTTAGTCTGCCCCGCGCCCGCAAGATCGCACGTCTGTACGTCGGACACGAACCCGAGCTGCGGGCGATCATGGAAAAGATCCAGCACGACAAGCTCGCGGGCAAGGTCAAGGGGAAGCTCGGCGCATACGCCGCAGCAGTGCTTGAGAAAGAGAATCCCGTAGTAGCCCTCTCCGCCGAAACCCATGAAAAGCGGGTTGAGGAGGAAATATGA
- a CDS encoding metallophosphoesterase family protein yields MILFAGDAHGDFVPVIEEAGEASAVVLLGDQEPLSDLAGELGPGVAPKTWWIYGNHDSDYLNYFENHKSMANRNLHCQVVEVEGVRIAGLGGVFRAKKFEVDQTTRLAEVDLNCPHDYREAWIKLRRGGRAYPADFTSIFPDDIKALLKVAKRTRIDVLITHEAPESHKLGYQLLGDLARALKVKMLIHGHHHERYSATLDGSIRVEGVGMPGDMTTV; encoded by the coding sequence ATGATCTTGTTTGCTGGTGATGCCCACGGGGACTTCGTGCCCGTCATCGAGGAGGCCGGCGAGGCCTCGGCCGTGGTGCTCTTGGGTGACCAGGAGCCGCTGAGCGACCTTGCGGGCGAGTTAGGCCCTGGCGTGGCCCCAAAGACGTGGTGGATCTACGGCAACCACGACAGCGATTACCTGAACTACTTTGAAAATCACAAATCCATGGCCAACCGGAACCTGCATTGTCAGGTGGTCGAGGTCGAGGGCGTGCGGATCGCGGGTCTGGGCGGGGTGTTTCGCGCAAAGAAATTCGAGGTGGATCAGACTACACGTCTGGCCGAAGTGGATCTGAACTGCCCACATGACTACCGGGAAGCATGGATCAAACTACGGAGGGGTGGGCGAGCGTACCCCGCAGACTTCACGAGCATTTTTCCGGACGACATAAAAGCCCTTCTAAAAGTCGCTAAAAGAACCCGCATCGATGTGCTGATTACACACGAAGCTCCGGAGAGCCACAAGCTCGGGTATCAGCTCCTCGGAGACCTCGCCCGGGCGTTAAAGGTCAAGATGCTCATCCATGGTCACCACCATGAGCGCTACAGCGCCACCTTGGACGGTAGCATCCGCGTCGAGGGGGTCGGGATGCCGGGCGATATGACGACGGTGTGA
- a CDS encoding type II secretion system protein produces the protein MGMFRKNEKGFTLVELLIVVAIIGILAAIAIPQFTKYKKNAAVAACNSDLKNCMSEAAAQWALNNTAEIVCNTAMPNNKIAATVNATAEGNVTMTEIASTDVYNKIPIKVAIDNGAANCSLINP, from the coding sequence ATGGGCATGTTCAGGAAGAATGAGAAAGGCTTTACCCTGGTCGAGCTGCTAATCGTTGTGGCGATCATCGGTATCTTGGCGGCGATAGCTATTCCGCAGTTTACGAAGTATAAGAAAAATGCAGCCGTTGCAGCGTGTAATTCTGACTTAAAAAACTGCATGTCTGAAGCTGCTGCTCAATGGGCGCTGAATAATACTGCTGAAATTGTTTGTAATACAGCTATGCCGAACAATAAAATAGCGGCAACTGTAAACGCCACTGCAGAAGGAAATGTTACTATGACTGAGATTGCGTCAACTGATGTTTATAATAAAATACCGATCAAAGTTGCAATCGACAATGGTGCTGCTAACTGTTCTCTTATAAATCCATAA
- a CDS encoding relaxase/mobilization nuclease domain-containing protein, with amino-acid sequence MQKIQRGSGFRGCAEYLLDHDGGRVVGGNMGGITARALASEFGVARRQRPDIGRPVWHNSLRLPADERVEMTDEKWAALADDYMAAMGFTPEHPRVYVRHDPDHLHILASRVSLGGNVYLGRNENLRSTGLIASLERAYGLTVTKGVKKTSAGRITSPEVRKTRVGERRRYERLVGDPPRERLQQLVSEAAQGKPSASAFVARLQAQGVSVWPKFTGEHLDGFSFGLGRVAFTGQQLGDKFRWGRLKKAGVSYDPARDMDVLLAAQPVDPAALAEVVVQVEAEPVGIAPEVEQDRPAIAEGLDLTPEELDVARRIEEEKKEFEAIQKQLEQKDASEEQSKLVPRMPKM; translated from the coding sequence ATGCAGAAGATCCAACGCGGGAGCGGGTTTCGCGGTTGTGCCGAGTACCTGCTCGACCACGACGGCGGACGCGTTGTCGGGGGGAACATGGGCGGGATCACGGCCAGGGCACTGGCCTCCGAGTTCGGCGTGGCGAGGCGGCAGCGTCCCGACATCGGGAGGCCGGTGTGGCACAACTCCTTGCGCCTTCCGGCAGATGAGCGGGTGGAGATGACCGACGAAAAGTGGGCGGCCCTGGCCGACGACTACATGGCCGCCATGGGGTTCACTCCGGAACACCCACGCGTGTACGTGCGGCACGACCCGGACCACCTGCACATCCTTGCCAGTCGCGTTAGTCTTGGCGGGAATGTGTATCTGGGCCGCAACGAGAACCTGCGGTCCACAGGGCTTATCGCCTCGCTGGAACGGGCCTACGGCTTAACCGTGACCAAAGGCGTGAAGAAGACCTCGGCGGGACGCATCACGTCGCCAGAGGTTCGGAAAACACGGGTTGGGGAGCGGCGCCGATATGAACGGCTAGTGGGCGACCCGCCACGGGAGCGACTGCAGCAGCTCGTAAGCGAGGCGGCGCAGGGGAAGCCCAGCGCTAGCGCGTTTGTGGCACGCCTCCAGGCGCAGGGCGTCAGCGTCTGGCCGAAGTTCACGGGTGAGCACCTGGATGGATTCAGCTTCGGGCTGGGCAGGGTCGCGTTCACTGGCCAGCAGCTCGGGGATAAATTCCGGTGGGGGCGGCTCAAGAAGGCCGGGGTCAGCTACGATCCGGCCCGAGACATGGACGTGCTGCTCGCTGCTCAGCCCGTGGATCCGGCCGCGTTGGCCGAGGTCGTGGTCCAGGTCGAAGCGGAGCCTGTGGGGATCGCCCCCGAGGTGGAGCAGGATCGGCCGGCGATAGCTGAAGGCCTCGACCTGACCCCTGAGGAGTTGGATGTGGCAAGGAGGATCGAGGAAGAGAAGAAGGAATTTGAAGCGATCCAGAAGCAACTAGAGCAGAAGGATGCCTCTGAGGAGCAGTCGAAGTTAGTGCCAAGAATGCCGAAAATGTAG
- a CDS encoding plasmid mobilization protein: MAGKRGPAPKPDEEKRQVRVSVYLTPAELSELDQRRGGMERSEWLRRAGLAKRLAPAIPAVNREAWAALARTAANLNQIARSMNAAGQLRDADLVGILAELHGQVQALRSDLVGAGVHQVVAEEDPS; this comes from the coding sequence ATGGCAGGAAAGAGAGGTCCGGCCCCGAAGCCGGACGAAGAAAAGAGGCAGGTGCGCGTGTCCGTGTACCTGACCCCCGCCGAGCTGTCCGAGCTGGACCAGCGTCGGGGCGGGATGGAGCGGAGCGAATGGCTTCGCCGCGCAGGCCTGGCCAAGCGATTGGCCCCAGCCATCCCGGCGGTGAACCGGGAAGCATGGGCGGCCCTGGCCAGGACCGCCGCGAATCTGAACCAGATCGCGCGGTCGATGAACGCCGCTGGCCAGCTCCGCGACGCAGATTTGGTCGGGATCCTAGCGGAGCTGCACGGCCAGGTTCAGGCCCTGCGGTCTGACCTGGTCGGCGCAGGCGTCCACCAGGTGGTGGCCGAGGAGGATCCGTCGTGA
- a CDS encoding DNA-binding protein → MAREGVTYEMVAAVADKMVGEGGNVTIMGVRDALGTGSPNTIHRHLQVWRSMRPQAAAAAFELPAELVNAFGRELAKAAAAARAEIEEQLVESQMAADHLSNVGESLEGEREELAAQLAEMTTAKDAATATAAAHAAEIQRLAEAVDRERKSAEEARLDLATARLKIEGQAEKAAEQAAKIQGLEAELGKAREAAQAAAVDLRGVQTELVAERKVLVEQAAEVADLKQSLKAAAEAVAAEREAVAEVRSHAAAERKLAAEALATAQGEARDLATQVAAHAADLKAQGEALAKTEALAEKLAGELASERQSCQGLVAQLRGDLAAAEKQVASATAKADGAAEAKASALADLATLRAELAEVRADLKAERQAHRDELVALRAELADARKPLPAAPAKAAE, encoded by the coding sequence ATGGCACGGGAAGGCGTGACTTATGAAATGGTGGCAGCGGTAGCGGACAAGATGGTTGGAGAGGGGGGCAACGTCACCATCATGGGCGTACGCGACGCCCTGGGGACGGGGTCGCCAAACACGATCCACCGCCACCTGCAGGTGTGGCGGTCCATGCGGCCGCAGGCGGCAGCGGCGGCATTTGAGTTGCCAGCGGAGCTGGTCAATGCGTTTGGGCGGGAGTTGGCCAAGGCAGCCGCTGCGGCGCGGGCAGAGATTGAGGAACAGCTTGTTGAGTCGCAGATGGCGGCGGACCATCTTTCGAACGTCGGCGAGTCGTTGGAGGGCGAGCGCGAGGAGTTGGCCGCACAGCTTGCGGAGATGACCACGGCCAAGGACGCGGCGACGGCGACGGCAGCGGCGCACGCTGCTGAGATTCAGCGCCTGGCCGAGGCTGTGGACCGGGAGCGGAAAAGCGCCGAGGAAGCGAGGCTGGATCTGGCCACGGCTAGGCTCAAGATCGAGGGGCAAGCCGAGAAGGCCGCCGAACAGGCGGCCAAGATCCAGGGGCTGGAGGCAGAGCTGGGCAAGGCCCGAGAGGCCGCGCAGGCGGCGGCGGTGGATCTGCGCGGCGTGCAAACCGAGCTGGTGGCCGAGCGCAAGGTGCTGGTCGAGCAGGCGGCGGAAGTGGCGGACCTCAAGCAGAGCTTGAAGGCCGCAGCGGAGGCGGTGGCCGCCGAGCGGGAGGCTGTTGCAGAGGTTCGCAGCCACGCGGCTGCAGAGCGGAAGCTGGCCGCCGAGGCCCTGGCCACGGCGCAGGGCGAAGCCAGGGATCTGGCCACGCAGGTGGCCGCGCACGCGGCGGACCTCAAGGCGCAGGGCGAAGCCCTGGCCAAGACCGAGGCCCTGGCCGAGAAGCTCGCCGGGGAGCTGGCCTCAGAGCGGCAGAGCTGCCAGGGTCTCGTCGCGCAGCTCCGGGGGGATCTCGCTGCCGCTGAGAAGCAGGTTGCCTCCGCCACGGCGAAGGCCGACGGCGCTGCCGAGGCCAAGGCCTCCGCGCTCGCGGATCTCGCCACGCTCCGTGCCGAGCTGGCCGAGGTCCGGGCGGACCTCAAGGCCGAGCGCCAGGCTCACCGCGACGAGCTGGTGGCACTCCGGGCGGAGCTTGCCGACGCCCGCAAGCCCCTCCCGGCTGCCCCCGCCAAGGCCGCCGAGTAG
- a CDS encoding replication initiation protein, giving the protein MESPKETSLVVKSNALINATFDLSLQGNRFLAFAISLLDRTQKIEIGKPVELEIPVMEFAKAFDVDPKNAYREIETLADQFQRKLITLQPDQTLDGSRVKVGLISKQKYHDGEGRVWIRFDEDLVPHLLGLKEQFTQYRIKDVYQFSKASSWRVYELLKQFKKIGQREIEVEEFKRKVGVPDLYPRIGDLKKRVIDPAIAEINGTSDLMIQYAQKKRGRRVVGFLFLIRDNESTKNPQERIRAVAKKLDTGADSAPDLAKLLREEYRVSSAQARQIANLAASTGREHEIMDKLPRIRGRFDNLPKENRKTSLGGYVFRALKDELTPKQAKLPLNNQ; this is encoded by the coding sequence ATGGAATCACCCAAAGAAACTTCGCTCGTGGTCAAGTCGAACGCACTCATCAACGCGACCTTCGACCTCTCGCTGCAGGGAAACCGTTTCTTGGCGTTCGCCATCTCCCTGCTTGACCGCACCCAAAAAATCGAGATCGGCAAACCCGTTGAACTAGAAATTCCCGTCATGGAATTTGCCAAAGCTTTCGATGTAGACCCAAAGAACGCCTATCGGGAGATCGAAACCCTAGCGGATCAGTTCCAACGAAAACTCATTACGCTCCAGCCAGACCAAACCTTGGACGGCAGCCGCGTAAAAGTCGGCCTTATTTCCAAGCAAAAATACCACGACGGAGAAGGCCGCGTTTGGATCCGATTTGACGAAGACCTAGTCCCGCATCTTCTTGGCCTTAAAGAGCAGTTCACGCAGTACAGAATCAAAGATGTGTATCAGTTTTCCAAGGCATCGAGTTGGCGCGTGTATGAACTGCTCAAACAATTTAAAAAAATTGGGCAGCGGGAAATCGAGGTGGAGGAATTCAAACGTAAGGTCGGAGTGCCTGACCTGTATCCGAGGATTGGAGACCTAAAAAAACGCGTGATCGATCCGGCCATTGCCGAGATAAACGGCACGTCAGACCTGATGATCCAGTATGCCCAGAAAAAACGAGGTCGCCGCGTAGTCGGCTTTCTCTTCCTAATCCGCGACAACGAGTCCACGAAGAACCCGCAAGAGCGGATCCGAGCCGTAGCCAAAAAGCTGGACACCGGAGCCGACAGCGCCCCTGACTTGGCGAAGTTGCTTCGCGAAGAATACCGCGTGAGCTCGGCCCAGGCCCGCCAAATAGCGAACCTTGCAGCCAGCACCGGCCGCGAACACGAAATCATGGATAAGCTGCCACGCATCCGGGGCCGCTTCGACAACCTGCCGAAAGAGAACAGAAAAACAAGCCTTGGCGGATATGTCTTCAGAGCATTAAAAGACGAGCTCACACCGAAGCAAGCTAAACTACCATTGAACAACCAGTGA
- a CDS encoding metallophosphoesterase family protein — MILFAGDAHGDFVPLIEEASRASAVILLGDQEPQVSLVDELGPGVAPKTWWIYGNHDSDYLDYLTHHESMAARNLHCRVVEIEGVRIAGLGGIFRSNLFGVDQTTRLDEVDLICPYDTRASIAQQRQGGRNAPVDLTTIFPEDLGALLLLTGQVDVLVTHEAPESHTMGFPLIGDIARAIGAKILIHGHHHERYSATLDGGIRVEGVGMSGLMIEWLKPEDGLFWLNPREVRLTSAIF; from the coding sequence ATGATTCTGTTTGCTGGTGATGCCCACGGGGACTTCGTGCCCCTCATCGAGGAGGCCAGTAGGGCCTCGGCTGTAATACTCTTGGGCGACCAGGAGCCCCAGGTGTCCCTGGTGGATGAGTTGGGCCCTGGCGTGGCCCCGAAGACTTGGTGGATCTATGGGAATCACGACAGCGACTACCTAGATTACCTGACGCACCATGAGTCCATGGCTGCTCGGAATCTGCACTGCCGAGTCGTCGAGATCGAGGGCGTCCGGATCGCAGGATTGGGCGGCATATTTCGCTCAAACCTTTTCGGCGTGGACCAAACCACCCGCCTGGACGAGGTGGACCTAATCTGTCCATACGACACTCGGGCGAGCATCGCACAGCAAAGGCAGGGTGGGCGCAATGCGCCGGTAGACCTGACGACGATCTTCCCGGAGGACCTGGGAGCGCTGCTGCTACTCACCGGCCAAGTGGACGTACTGGTCACACATGAGGCTCCCGAAAGCCACACTATGGGCTTCCCACTCATCGGCGACATTGCCAGGGCCATCGGCGCAAAGATACTCATCCATGGGCACCACCATGAGCGCTACAGCGCCACCCTGGACGGCGGGATCCGCGTGGAAGGGGTCGGGATGTCGGGGCTGATGATTGAGTGGCTGAAGCCCGAGGATGGACTTTTTTGGCTGAATCCTCGCGAAGTGCGATTGACTTCTGCCATTTTCTAG
- a CDS encoding helix-turn-helix domain-containing protein: MLYTIQQAAKATGMSRQAIHAAVKKGKISATKNAQGILEVDAAELHRVYPLVNLNEPNFTTKDSTVDTSDAENRELKARIQGLEALLAEVRSERDRWQDQADAWQMQAKALTAAPQPEPKRSFWARIFNR, from the coding sequence ATGCTTTACACCATCCAGCAAGCAGCGAAAGCTACGGGAATGAGCCGCCAAGCAATCCACGCCGCCGTTAAAAAGGGCAAGATTTCGGCCACTAAAAATGCTCAGGGAATACTTGAAGTTGACGCGGCAGAACTTCACCGGGTGTACCCGCTTGTCAACCTTAATGAACCAAACTTTACAACTAAAGACAGCACGGTTGACACCTCTGATGCCGAAAACCGCGAACTAAAAGCAAGGATTCAAGGACTAGAAGCCTTACTTGCCGAGGTGCGGTCTGAACGTGACCGGTGGCAAGACCAGGCGGACGCCTGGCAAATGCAGGCCAAGGCGTTGACAGCGGCACCACAACCAGAACCGAAGCGTAGTTTCTGGGCGAGGATTTTTAACCGATGA
- a CDS encoding BrnT family toxin, producing the protein MNFEFDPTKSAVNKTKHGVDFIQAQVLWDDENLLALPLRFEDERRIAYIGRMGGKHWTAIATCRGKAVRIISVRRSRDNEVKWYESEGI; encoded by the coding sequence ATGAATTTCGAATTTGATCCGACCAAAAGCGCTGTCAACAAAACCAAGCACGGCGTTGATTTCATCCAAGCGCAAGTTCTGTGGGATGATGAAAATTTGCTCGCCCTGCCTCTGCGGTTCGAAGACGAGCGGCGTATTGCCTACATTGGGCGCATGGGCGGCAAGCACTGGACTGCTATTGCCACATGCAGAGGCAAGGCGGTTAGAATCATTTCCGTGCGTAGATCGCGGGATAACGAGGTGAAGTGGTATGAAAGCGAAGGAATTTGA
- the brnA gene encoding type II toxin-antitoxin system BrnA family antitoxin, whose amino-acid sequence MKAKEFDEHFDNSGDIEQFVDLERAFRPNKIKRVNVDFPLWMVEALDREAKHLGVTRQALVKVWLANCLEKGAHGLRA is encoded by the coding sequence ATGAAAGCGAAGGAATTTGACGAGCATTTCGACAACAGCGGCGATATCGAGCAGTTCGTGGATCTGGAGAGGGCTTTTCGACCCAACAAAATCAAGCGTGTGAATGTGGACTTCCCCTTGTGGATGGTCGAAGCTCTGGACCGCGAAGCCAAACACCTTGGCGTGACTAGGCAAGCTTTGGTCAAAGTCTGGCTGGCAAACTGTTTGGAGAAAGGGGCGCACGGACTTAGGGCGTGA
- a CDS encoding LysR family transcriptional regulator codes for MLNPVWLKSLVAIVQTGSFQSAARALGLAQPTVSQHLQKLEEQVGVTLVQRSRSGCQPTTRALAFMPHATALLEDC; via the coding sequence ATGTTGAATCCGGTCTGGCTGAAGAGCCTGGTAGCGATCGTTCAAACAGGCAGTTTTCAGAGCGCGGCGAGGGCGTTGGGGCTGGCCCAGCCGACGGTGTCGCAGCACTTGCAGAAGCTTGAAGAGCAGGTCGGCGTAACGCTGGTGCAGCGCAGTCGTAGCGGCTGCCAGCCTACCACACGGGCGCTGGCCTTCATGCCGCATGCGACCGCCTTGCTCGAAGATTGTTAG
- the ptxD gene encoding phosphonate dehydrogenase PtxD, producing the protein MLPKLVITHRVHDEILQLLAPHCELMTNQTDSTLTREEILRRCRDAQAMMAFMPDRVDADFLQACPELRVVGCALKGFDNFDVDACTARGVWLTFVPDLLTVPTAELAIGLAVGLGRHLRAADAFVRSGEFQGWQPQFYGTGLDNATVGILGMGAIGLAMADRLQGWGATLQYHEAKALDTQTEQRLGLRQVACSELFASSDFILLALPLNADTQHLVNAELLALVRPGALLVNPCRGSVVDEAAVLAALERGQLGGYAADVFEMEDWARADRPRLIDPALLAHPNTLFTPHIGSAVRAVRLEIERCAAQNIIQVLAGARPINAANRLPKAEPAAC; encoded by the coding sequence ATGCTGCCGAAACTCGTTATAACTCACCGAGTACACGATGAGATCCTGCAACTGCTGGCGCCACATTGCGAGCTGATGACCAACCAGACCGACAGCACGCTGACGCGCGAGGAAATTCTGCGCCGCTGTCGCGATGCTCAGGCGATGATGGCGTTCATGCCCGATCGGGTCGATGCAGACTTTCTTCAAGCCTGCCCTGAGCTGCGTGTAGTCGGCTGCGCGCTCAAGGGCTTCGACAATTTCGATGTGGACGCCTGTACTGCCCGCGGGGTCTGGCTGACCTTCGTGCCTGATCTGTTGACGGTCCCGACTGCCGAGCTGGCGATCGGACTGGCGGTGGGGCTGGGGCGGCATCTGCGGGCAGCAGATGCGTTCGTCCGCTCTGGCGAGTTCCAGGGCTGGCAACCACAGTTCTACGGCACGGGGCTGGATAACGCTACGGTCGGCATCCTTGGCATGGGCGCCATCGGACTGGCCATGGCTGATCGCTTGCAGGGATGGGGCGCGACCCTGCAGTACCACGAGGCGAAGGCTCTGGATACACAAACCGAGCAACGGCTCGGCCTGCGCCAGGTGGCGTGCAGCGAACTCTTCGCCAGCTCGGACTTCATCCTGCTGGCGCTTCCCTTGAATGCCGATACCCAGCATCTGGTCAACGCCGAGCTGCTTGCCCTCGTACGGCCGGGCGCTCTGCTTGTAAACCCCTGTCGTGGTTCGGTAGTGGATGAAGCCGCCGTGCTCGCGGCGCTTGAGCGAGGCCAGCTCGGCGGGTATGCGGCGGATGTATTCGAAATGGAAGACTGGGCTCGCGCGGACCGGCCGCGGCTGATCGATCCTGCGCTGCTCGCGCATCCGAATACGCTGTTCACTCCGCACATAGGGTCGGCAGTGCGCGCGGTGCGCCTGGAGATTGAACGTTGTGCAGCGCAGAACATCATCCAGGTATTGGCAGGTGCGCGCCCAATCAACGCTGCGAACCGTCTGCCCAAGGCCGAGCCTGCCGCATGTTGA